The DNA sequence ATTGCCAGCGACCCCAGCACATGAATCAGTATCGATGCCATAGCCCAGAAATAGTTCCCCGCCTGCAAAAGCGCAAACACCTCGACTGAAAAAGTAGAAAAGGTGGTCATGCCTCCGCACAAACCTGTCACCACCAGCAAACGCCAGGCAGGATCAAGATCAGGATGGCGTAAAAACCAGGCAAATGCCGCACCAATAATAAAGCCCCCAATCAGATTGACCAGCAGTGAGCCAGGCGATAGGTTTGGAAATAAAGCATTAAGCCACACCCCTAGTTGCCAGCGAATCACACAACCCAGTGCGCCACCTGCCATTACTGCTACAAGTTGATTCACAACACTCCCTCACGCATTCTGAAAAAATGATACCTTCATTGTGGCCGACGACAGGCACAATCCGCCAGACATAGTGTGCCATACAGGAAGGTTCACTTTCATTCTCAATGGATGCTGGCCTGGATAAGAAGTGGTGGAAAGTTAATGGGGAGTGGACACCTGGTCAAGCTTTGTCTTTGTCCCCATACGTGTAAGTATAAGCATGAATTTTTCTAAGACCGACTCTTGCACAGACTTCTGGGCCGAGTGAAATTTTTATTGAATCTGCCGTGGATTATTCATTTCAGGAAAGAATATGAAGAAAAAACTTTGTATAGGTAGCCTGGTTTTGGTTTACTCACTGACTGTCAGTCAACAAGCACTGGCATCCTCAGATGAAAGCAGTTGCACCTGGGGAGAAACCGGGTGTGTCCTGGAAAGTTATCCGATTCTCAATACCTCCAATGATACCCGAGATAATCTGCTACGCCTGATAAGTGAACACAATCATGTTGCTTTACCTATACAGCCGAAACCGGACGATTTGACTAAAAGTCGTCACTTTTTTTTCGGATCTCATATCAATGATGGAAACAGCGAAATACCAAACACGGAAAGCGGGGTATCCGTTCCTGTGTTTTTCCCTGTCATTGAACCGCTTAAATCTCTGGGGCTGGAATCTCTGACTGCCAACTATTCAGGTAATGAGAGTAACTTTCGTGAGAACCGTTTTGTATCAATGACGCCGGAATCTGATGCTAATTTTTTAACTGCGTTGCTTACAGATAAAAGTCTGACGCAGGAGCAACGGCAATCTTTGGCAAAAGCGAAGATCAACCTGACTACGAATTCCGATAGAGAAAAGACAATCGATGCGTTGAGTTTCCCTGACGGTTCTGATGCGCAACAGTTTAAAGAGTACCTTCTTGCTGCCCGCCATTTCTATGCAGGAAATTATGAACAAGCCCAACAAGTATGGTTGTCACTGAAAGAGACTTCACAGCCATGGCTTGCAGAAACCAGTAGTTACATGCTGATGCGTAATGCACTCAATAAAAGTAGCCAGAATGCAAAGGATGAATATGATTATTTTGATGTTGAAAAAATTGATCGTCCTTCGGCGCAGGATGCATTGAAATGGGCCGAGAGTTATCTTCAGCAGTGGCCTTCAGGCCAATATACAGACTCAGCATCAGGTCTAAGAAGACGGATTAACTGGTATCTGAAAAATTGGAATGAACTTGCAAAACTTTATGACCAGCAACTAACAAAGACTAAAAATCCTGAGATGCTGATTGATCTCGTATCAGAAGCTGACTCAAAGTTATTGAGTAAGGATATGACCTGGAATTCTGACTATTTCCTTAATGCACCTGACTCGCCACTGTTAACCTTCATTCAGACTTTACGTTTAATGCGTGTCACGCAATGTCATGAACGTGAGCCATGTGTTGATGAAGAGTATTTAGTGCAATTAAAGCCCATCTTTGAGTCGTCAGATACATTGTTTTATTGGGATTACCTTCAACTGATGTTGAAATATACACAAAAGGATTACCCGGCGATTCTTCTTCTTATCACCGCGCTGAAAACTTTGCCTGTGAATAATATCCTGGCATTCAGTGATCAGGTGTTCTATGGCAAGGCACTGATGGCATTGAATAAATGGGATGCCGCCCGTGAACACTGGTCAGCGTTACTACGCTCGACACAAGATGCTGAACAACAGCAATTCTTGCAAAGTGAACTGGCTGCGACTTTGGTGTTGTCAGATAAAGCAGCTGAGGTTTTTGCCAGCAACAGTCAGGTGACTAGCCTGAGATATCGTTCCGTCATATTGAAAGCCCATTCTTCGCCAGAATTGCTTCGCCTGCAGGTGCGTAATGCACCGAATGATCAGGAGCGTACGATCGCGCTGCATTCATTATTGATGCGTGACCTTATTACTGCTCATTATGCTGACTGGTTGCAGGATAAGAAACTGTCCGCGCATATTACACATCCTGCGATTGGTGAGGATTTTGCAGATGTAGATTTGAGTGTATTCGACTGGACCGGGCAGGATACTGAAAAAGGGTATTTCTGTCAGTCACTGGAAAAAACAGTGACTGTATTGAGCGAAAATAGCAACGACGGGCATGCCCTGAACTGCCTTGCAGAGTTTATACGCACTACAAATGCAAAAATTAATTTGTGGCAAGATGGTAATGGCAATGGTGATCTCAGCGAGACGCTACCTAAAGAATATAGCGCCGCACTGATTCAGCCGAGTCGTCAGGCATATTATCAACAGGTGATTACCAATCCCGAAAGTGAACCTGAAGATAAAAGCTATGCATTGTATCGTTCTGTGATGTGTTATGCGCCTTCCGGGTACAATTATTGCGGTGGGGAAGAGGTTGATAAGCTCAAACGTAAAGGATGGTTTACTCAATTGAAAAAACAGTATTCGGGGAGCCCATGGGCACAAAAGCTTCGCTATTACTGGTAACCATGCTCACGCTATGTTTACCTGCATTGGCGAAAGTGAATGCGGAAGAATATCAGGAGTTCTGGCTCTGGTCGGGAGTCAGGCCGTCATCCGAGATGCGGGACGCTATGGTGGTGTATCTGCATCAGGGAGAAATTATTTCCCGGCAGGGGAAAGTGAATTTTCACCGCATGGGTGCGCCTGTCAGCCGTCTGACCTTTCCGAAAGTCTGGCTGACAGTACGTATCACGACTACGGATATACCTGAGGCAGTCTGGATTCGTATCATGACCCTACTGTCACGCTGGAAATCTGCCGGTAATAATGTTGTGGGCCTGCAGATTGATTTCGATGCCGCCACGCAGCGGCTTGATGAGTATGGTAATTTCTTAATCAGGCTTCGATTGTTATTGCCGAACGAGTATGCTCTCGGCGTCACCGGGCTGCTCGACTGGGCGAAAACGGGCAGTGTCTCTACGCTCAATACATTACCTGTCGATGAGTTGGTGATTCAGAGCTATCAGGGACGAAGCACCGTAGTGAATTACCGCTCTTATCTGCCTGCATTGTCACAATTAACCATCCCATGGAAAATGGGTATTGTTCAGCATGGACTGTGGGAGAAAGAACAGGAAAAAAAATTAAGCCAGTCACCGTGGTTTAAAGGAATGGTGGTTTTTATGTTGAACTGACCGGGCTAATCAGTGAGCAGAAAGCTTCAGTTCAAATTAATTTAACATTTCGCTGAGTCATTGGTACTTTCAGGTGTCAGGTTATTTAAATAACGTAATTTATAGTACAACCATATTAAAAGGTAACTCGACTATGAAAAAACTTCTTTTCACCACTTTGGTTTCTGTGGCTCTTGTACCTTTATATGCTCACTCAAACGTAATCTATATCAAGGGAGACACTGTTAATCCTGGTGATGTGCATGAGGCTGCTATTTATTTCAATGGCAACATCAACAATCAAACAGTGACCTGGCTTCTTTCTTCTGTGGCAGAGCTTCACGGGAATTATCGTAATCTTGATTATGTCGATGTGTAGTGGTCAACTAATTTTGGCCACACGACCTGACTGTTCGTGGAACAGCCGCTCTGATTCATTTGGCGTTAAGCCACCGTTATACCAGTGGGGCCGGATGGCACTGTAATAGCCCGTGATGTAGCTGATTATCGCGCTCTGAGCCTCGTTGAAGCTGTTATAGCCCTTCGTCGGTACCCATTCGGTCTTCAGGCTCCGGAAGAACTGCTCCATCGGGGCATTATCCCAGCAGTTACCCCGGCGACTCATGCTCTGCTTTATCCGACAGCGCCACAGAGCCTGCCGGTACTGACGGCTGGTATAGTGGCTGCCCTGATCGCTGTGGAACATCACGCCTGTTGGCTTACCCCGAAGCTCCAGGCCATCTGCAATGCTTTGACCGTGAGGGCCGAGTCCGGCGACGTCGATATCGCCCAGCCCACAGGTTTGCGGGCGAACAGATCCAGCACTGCTGCCAGATAAGCCCAGCATTTTCCCGTCCAGATATACGTCACATCGCCGCACCAGACCTGATCCGGCGCGGTAACCGCGAACTGCCGGTCGAGATGGTTCGGTATTTCAATGTGTTCGTTCCCGCCGCGTTTGAATTTATGCGCCGGGACCTGGCAACTGGCGATATCCAGCTCTTTCATCAGCTTACCGGCCAGCCATCGCCCGAGTCTGACGCCCTTAGCGCTGACCATCGTGGCGATACTTCTCGCGCCAGCAGAGCCACCACTGGCGTTCCAGACTTCACTGACGAGACTCCGTTTAACGGCACGCTCGGCGTCAGAATCCCTGCCATTTTTACGAATGTAGCGATAACTGCTTCGGTGAACACCGAACAGCCGGCCCAATGGCGCTACCGGGTAGTGCGCCCTCAGACTGTCTATTATCGTGAACTGTTCAGGGAGTCCGGCATCAAGAGCGCGGTAGCCTTTTTTAGGATTTCATTCTCCATTTCAAGGCGTTGTATCCGTTTTCTCATTTCCCTGAGTTCAGTCTGCTCAGGCGTCAGAGGCAGCCCCGGGGGCGTTTTCCCCTGGCGCTCGATACGTAACGATTTTACCCGGCGGTTGATGGCGGAGAGGCTGACGTTCATCGCCTTAGCCGCCTCGCCGTGAGTGTAGTTCTGATCCAGGACCAGTTTTGCCGCTTCGACTTTAAATTCAGCAGTAAATGCTTTGCTCATTGGTTCACCTATAAGATGTTGAGGTGAGCATATCACCTCTGCTCAGGTGGCCAAATTCAGTGTGCCACTACAGACCACCGGTTTCATTGTTCCGGAAGCTGATTTAGCCACGTATGTCTTTTATGCTCAGCATCATGCACATTCTTCATCCGGTAATACCCCGGTTTATTTTTGATGGAGTATGAAATCGTTGCCGGAAAATATCATGACAGCAAACGACCTGACTAATATGGTGCATGAAGAGTATCTGATGATGTCTGCAAATGTGACAATCTGAAAAGGGATGAAGTACTGAAACAGGCGTTCCTGCGATATCATCATTAAAGTTGATCAGAAATCACCAACACCCTAAAAAGCAAAAAACCAGCCCCAAGGCTGGTTTTTCTAAATAGTGGTGCCCGGACTCGGAATCGGCTAGAAACATATGGTAATGATTAATAAGGTGATTTATAATCTTTTTTTTCTTACCCTCTATTTCACCCTTTTTATTAACCTATTCCTTTCCTTCTTAAGAAACGGGGGGGGGTGTATATTCATAAATAGGTAAAATATTAACTATTGACACTTTATCACCTAGGTTATTCAGATCTTTGATATTGATTTTAGGTATATGTTTCAGAATAAATTCCTTATCAAATTTATAAATATTTCCTTTTTTTAGAAATTGATGAATCGATTTAGGCTTATCAAGTAATTTAATGAAATAGTACCCCTTACAACGGATTGTTTTTGGTAAAATACATTTGTAATCAGGTTTCGGTTGGTAATTTTTAGCCTTCTTTTTCGATATGTATTCTACTGAGGCTAGGTCGATAAAGTTTAATTTTTTTCTATAGTGTTCTCATTGTGAAATGAGAGTATCTTCAATTGGTCTTTGTTTTTTTCAGTATCTCTAATAATTTTTGCTATTTTAAGTATTATATAATTTATTTCAAAGATATAGATATATTCATTTTTATTAATATTTTTTTTCCTTATCTTCTTTCTCTTTCTCTTTCTCTTTCTCTTTCTCTTTCTCTTTCTCTTTCTCTTTCTCTTTCTCTTTCTCTTTCTCTTTCTCTTCATCTTTTGTTTTAATGATTAGTTCTTGCCGTCTTATTTTTGCCTCACAGACCTATATAACATAACAAAAGTTATCCGTACGTGTTTTCTCACTATTTAGATCCGGATTGAATATTAACCTATTTTTAATTTCATTAAGGTAACTCTTATTTAATATAGATAAGGATAAAGAGCGCGATTTAATTTCTAAATCTATTTCTCTTATATCAAAATTCAATTTTTTATAACGTCTGTTGTTTAATTTATCTTCGGTAAGAATGGTGTGAATAAAAATATTAGAACTAAAATTTTGCCTTGTTTTGTTATTGTTTTCTATCTCATTATTTTTCACATCCAAATACTGACCCAAAATAAATTCAATGATTTTTGACTTGGATATTGCGTACTTTTTTGAATGGTTTTTGATCAACGCAACTAGCTCTTCATTTTTAAATACAACTTGTAATCGATGACTTCTTTGTGTTTTTCTGCCAATGCCTAACTTAATCCTGTCATTTTGATGGTGCTTAAAGTACGCCGTTACCGTGTTTTCAATAAACTGAGATTTCGATATTTTCTGTTCCTCAGCTTCGGATACGATCCGTTCTATTATTTCTGAGTGCTTAAATCCCCACATTCATTCTTATGCTCATAACGGCACCTATTGACACGAATTTTTAGAATAACAACGTAACATCAATGTTTTAGTTAAATCAAGTAATTTAGGTTATTAGTATTATTAATTACCCTACTTACCATTGTTTTACTTGCTTATCTATTAACCTGCCTATCTTCTTATCCATCTACCTCGTCGCAACCGTCGGGACTTTGATATCAGCATGAGATAGCTGAGCCTCTTTAAGTCAATCTGACATACTGAGTAAACTTTTACTGCAAGTCTCTTCCTATGGAAACGTAATCAAATAGGAAAAAAGAGATGAACAGTTCACGTGATATTTACCCTTCAATCTACAATAAGTTTATCAATCAATTTAACCTTCTTAGGCAGAATTATTCGAAACTATTAAATATAAGAGTGGATTTCCACTACGCGCCTTGTCAGCCTGGAAATATTAATAAGGCGTATCAGGATGTGGTTTATCTTTACCATATTTTTAAATTAAATAACGAAGGTGTCATTGGTTGCCAATGTATTATGGAACATACCGATGCGGGTGTGCTTCATATTCATGCACTCTTTTTTATTAATGGTCAAAAACATCAGAAATATTATCCTTTTTATCGTTGGCTTAATGATTTCTGGAAGAATCATACATGCGGAGCAAGTCATGCTGTTGATTGTAATGATGCGAAGAACTATAAACACTCGGTCGTAGGTAAATCAAAAAATTATTATGATGCCGGTTGTAGTCAAGGTATTGCCTATCTCGCTCGGTATTTTTCTAAAAAAAGCAAAAAGATAATATCCCGCATTTTTACCGTTATTTTGTCAGCGGTGTTGATGCTAAAACGTCACGGGGAAGACCAAGAAGTCAGCCTGTCAAACTTCTTGAACTAATGAATGAATAAAAACAATCTGTAATTATTTTTAGTTCTATATCACTGAGGTGAATACCCATGGTGTATTTATTCGTTTAATTAATTATTAGGAGTTCATATGTTTTCAGCACTGCTCGATATCGTTGTTATCATC is a window from the Erwinia sp. genome containing:
- the crcB gene encoding Putative fluoride ion transporter CrcB (ID:JIFNMEKO_00769;~source:Prodigal:2.6), translated to MNQLVAVMAGGALGCVIRWQLGVWLNALFPNLSPGSLLVNLIGGFIIGAAFAWFLRHPDLDPAWRLLVVTGLCGGMTTFSTFSVEVFALLQAGNYFWAMASILIHVLGSLAMTAAGFFFITLLS
- a CDS encoding hypothetical protein (ID:JIFNMEKO_00770;~source:Prodigal:2.6), with the translated sequence MKKKLCIGSLVLVYSLTVSQQALASSDESSCTWGETGCVLESYPILNTSNDTRDNLLRLISEHNHVALPIQPKPDDLTKSRHFFFGSHINDGNSEIPNTESGVSVPVFFPVIEPLKSLGLESLTANYSGNESNFRENRFVSMTPESDANFLTALLTDKSLTQEQRQSLAKAKINLTTNSDREKTIDALSFPDGSDAQQFKEYLLAARHFYAGNYEQAQQVWLSLKETSQPWLAETSSYMLMRNALNKSSQNAKDEYDYFDVEKIDRPSAQDALKWAESYLQQWPSGQYTDSASGLRRRINWYLKNWNELAKLYDQQLTKTKNPEMLIDLVSEADSKLLSKDMTWNSDYFLNAPDSPLLTFIQTLRLMRVTQCHEREPCVDEEYLVQLKPIFESSDTLFYWDYLQLMLKYTQKDYPAILLLITALKTLPVNNILAFSDQVFYGKALMALNKWDAAREHWSALLRSTQDAEQQQFLQSELAATLVLSDKAAEVFASNSQVTSLRYRSVILKAHSSPELLRLQVRNAPNDQERTIALHSLLMRDLITAHYADWLQDKKLSAHITHPAIGEDFADVDLSVFDWTGQDTEKGYFCQSLEKTVTVLSENSNDGHALNCLAEFIRTTNAKINLWQDGNGNGDLSETLPKEYSAALIQPSRQAYYQQVITNPESEPEDKSYALYRSVMCYAPSGYNYCGGEEVDKLKRKGWFTQLKKQYSGSPWAQKLRYYW
- a CDS encoding hypothetical protein (ID:JIFNMEKO_00771;~source:Prodigal:2.6), encoding MGTKASLLLVTMLTLCLPALAKVNAEEYQEFWLWSGVRPSSEMRDAMVVYLHQGEIISRQGKVNFHRMGAPVSRLTFPKVWLTVRITTTDIPEAVWIRIMTLLSRWKSAGNNVVGLQIDFDAATQRLDEYGNFLIRLRLLLPNEYALGVTGLLDWAKTGSVSTLNTLPVDELVIQSYQGRSTVVNYRSYLPALSQLTIPWKMGIVQHGLWEKEQEKKLSQSPWFKGMVVFMLN
- a CDS encoding hypothetical protein (ID:JIFNMEKO_00772;~source:Prodigal:2.6), with the protein product MKKLLFTTLVSVALVPLYAHSNVIYIKGDTVNPGDVHEAAIYFNGNINNQTVTWLLSSVAELHGNYRNLDYVDV
- a CDS encoding hypothetical protein (ID:JIFNMEKO_00773;~source:Prodigal:2.6) → MLGLSGSSAGSVRPQTCGLGDIDVAGLGPHGQSIADGLELRGKPTGVMFHSDQGSHYTSRQYRQALWRCRIKQSMSRRGNCWDNAPMEQFFRSLKTEWVPTKGYNSFNEAQSAIISYITGYYSAIRPHWYNGGLTPNESERLFHEQSGRVAKIS
- a CDS encoding hypothetical protein (ID:JIFNMEKO_00774;~source:Prodigal:2.6), giving the protein MSKAFTAEFKVEAAKLVLDQNYTHGEAAKAMNVSLSAINRRVKSLRIERQGKTPPGLPLTPEQTELREMRKRIQRLEMENEILKKATALLMPDSLNSSR
- a CDS encoding hypothetical protein (ID:JIFNMEKO_00775;~source:Prodigal:2.6) yields the protein MWGFKHSEIIERIVSEAEEQKISKSQFIENTVTAYFKHHQNDRIKLGIGRKTQRSHRLQVVFKNEELVALIKNHSKKYAISKSKIIEFILGQYLDVKNNEIENNNKTRQNFSSNIFIHTILTEDKLNNRRYKKLNFDIREIDLEIKSRSLSLSILNKSYLNEIKNRLIFNPDLNSEKTRTDNFCYVI
- a CDS encoding hypothetical protein (ID:JIFNMEKO_00776;~source:Prodigal:2.6) codes for the protein MNSSRDIYPSIYNKFINQFNLLRQNYSKLLNIRVDFHYAPCQPGNINKAYQDVVYLYHIFKLNNEGVIGCQCIMEHTDAGVLHIHALFFINGQKHQKYYPFYRWLNDFWKNHTCGASHAVDCNDAKNYKHSVVGKSKNYYDAGCSQGIAYLARYFSKKSKKIISRIFTVILSAVLMLKRHGEDQEVSLSNFLN